A genome region from Arachis duranensis cultivar V14167 chromosome 6, aradu.V14167.gnm2.J7QH, whole genome shotgun sequence includes the following:
- the LOC127748413 gene encoding alkane hydroxylase MAH1-like has protein sequence MVHDDKFLRDAAFNLFVAGRDTITSGLTWFFWLVATHPLVEAKILEEIEKVFGAAVREKCKILGMEDVKKLVYLHGALCEGLRLFPPVPIERKQSLKRDTLPSGHYVNPNSIILLFTYAMGRFEEIWGKDCLEFKPERWISEKGETIHVPSYKFISLMQVQGHAWKRRPGSGTASIAAAESERSHETEKNEGDGRHRGCTMFWSFHGRTENGAGIATVLGWFAMVRQGETG, from the exons ATGGTCCATGATGATAAGTTTCTAAGAGATGCTGCATTCAATCTTTTTGTAGCTGGAAGAGATACCATAACTTCGGGTCTTACATGGTTCTTTTGGCTTGTTGCTACACACCCATTAGTCGAGGCCAAAATTCTTGAAGAAATCGAAAAGGTTTTTGGCGCTGCTGTCCGAGAAAAATGCAAAATTTTAGGGATGGAGGATGTGAAGAAGCTAGTTTACCTACATGGTGCTCTATGTGAAGGTTTGAGGCTATTTCCACCTGTTCCTATTGAACGTAAACAATCATTGAAACGTGACACACTTCCGAGTGGTCATTATGTTAAtccaaattcaattattttgttGTTTACTTATGCAATGGGAAGGTTTGAAGAGATTTGGGGAAAAGATTGCTTGGAGTTCAAGCCAGAGAGATGGATATctgaaaaaggagaaacaatACACGTTCCATCTTATAAGTTTATTAGTTTAATGCAGGTCCAAGGACATGCTTGG AAGCGGCGGCCTGGTAGTGGCACTGCTTCAATTGCAGCAGCGGAGAGTGAACGCAGCCATGAAACAGAGAAAAACGAAGGGGATGGAAGACACAGGGGCTGCACCATGTTCTGGTCGTTCCATGGGAGAACGGAAAACGGGGCTGGAATTGCGACGGTGCTAGGCTGGTTCGCGATGGTGAGACAGGGTGAGACGGGATga